A genomic stretch from Falco naumanni isolate bFalNau1 chromosome 8, bFalNau1.pat, whole genome shotgun sequence includes:
- the AFAP1L1 gene encoding actin filament-associated protein 1-like 1 isoform X3, translating to MDRLSVLDQLVPELSVLLKLLDHEYLSATTQEKKLAVSTILQKLQPPTGKDVDYMYVNTASLSNGTSFVESLFEEFDCDLRDLQDMQEEDGDTSDGVGLELARSQQAKTVPVDPAPPLPTTPPPEDYYEEALPLGPGKAPEYITSRNSSSPPNSIEDGYYEDADSNYPVTRMNGEQKNSYNDSDAMSSSYESYDEEEEEGKGQQLTHQWPSEEASMNLVKDCRICAFLLRKKRFGQWAKQLTVIRDSKLLCYKSSKDRQPHMEVPLGTCNVIYVPKDGRRKKHELRFSLPGAEALVLAVQSKEQAEEWLKVIKEASSPAAGGMEAPTSPVMPCKMDLDKRLSQEKHTSDSDSVATGETSSPAARREPRKGKKSGLADLKGSMSRAAGKKITRIISFSKKKPSPEDTQTSSTDEDIPCCGYLSVLVNQCWKERWCRLKGNTLYFHKDCTDLRTHVNAIVLRGCEVVPGLGPKHPFAFRILRNGQEVAALEASCSEDLGRWLGLLLVETGSQTAPEALHYDYVDVEMIANIVTAVRHSYLWASSSQDHRPDSSRVVYDDVPYEKVQAEEEPGRPAGAQVKRHASSCSEKSRRVDPQVKVKRHASNANQYRYGKNRAEEDARRFLTEKEKLEKEKASIRSELVLLRKEKRELREAMKGSTAGTKLQDLEQRVVVLEEQCRQKEERRVDLELKLTEVKERLKQSLAGGPALGLAVTSKAENGEATNKSNGNPPEHLVPVNCAAELRKRSPSILPANKGNVLRKAKEWEKKQT from the exons ATGGACCGTCTCAGCG TACTGGACCAGCTCGTGCCAGAGCTCAGTGTCTTGCTTAAGCTGCTGGACCATGAGTACCTGAGTGCCACCACACAGGAGAAGAAGCTCGCCGTTTCCACCAtcctgcagaagctgcagccaCCCACAG GGAAGGATGTGGACTACATGTATGTCAACACGGCATCCCTGAGCAATGGCACCAGCTTCGTGGAGTCTCTCTTTGAGGAGTTTG ATTGTGACCTGCGGGATCTCCAGGACATGCAGGAAGAGGATGGGGACACCAGTGATGGCGTTGGCTTGGAGCTGGCGAGGAGCCAGCAGGCAAAAACT GTTCCTGTGGACCCTGCTCCACCGCTGcccaccacccccccgcccGAGGATTACTACGAGGAAGCCCTGCCCCTTGGCCCTGGCAAGGCCCCCGAGTACATCACCTCCCGCA ACAGCTCCAGCCCTCCCAACTCCATTGAGGATGGCTATTACGAGGATGCAGACAGCAACTACCCTGTGACCAGGATGAACGGGGAGCAAAAAAACTCCT ACAATGACTCCGATGCAATGAGCAGCTCTTATGAGTCGTatgatgaggaggaggaggaggggaaaggccAGCAGCTGACACACCAGTGGCCGTCAGAGGAAGCCTCCATGAACCTGGTGAAGGATTGCAGGATTTGTGCTTTCCTGTTGCGCAAGAAGCGCTTCGGACAGTGGGCCAAGCAGCTCACCGTCATACGGGACAGCAAACTGCTG TGCTACAAAAGCTCCAAGGACCGACAGCCACACATGGAGGTGCCTCTGGGCACCTGCAACGTTATCTATGTCCCCAAGGACGGGCGGCGCAAGAAGCACGAGCTGCGGTTCTCGCTGCCCGGGGCTGAGGCGCTGGTGCTGGCGGTGCAGAGCAAGGAGCAGGCTGAGGAGTGGCTGAAG GTGATAAAGGAAGCCAGCAGTCCGGCAGCGGGTGGGATGGAAGCCCCTACCTCCCCGGTGATGCCGTGCAAGATGGACCTGGATAAG CGGCTGTCACAGGAGAAGCACACCTCCGACTCAGACAGCGTGGCGACGGGTGAGACCAGCTCCCCAGCGGCCCGCAGAGAGCCCA GGAAAGGCAAAAAGAGTGGCTTGGCTGACCTGAAGGGCTCGATGAGCcgggcagcagggaagaagatCACCAGGATCATCAGCTTCTCCAAGAAGAAGCCTTCCCCTGAGGACACGCAGACCTCCTCCACTGATGAAGACATCCCCTGCTGCG GCTACCTCAGCGTCCTGGTTAACCAGTGCTGGAAGGAGCGCTGGTGTCGCCTGAAGGGCAACACCCTCTACTTCCACAAGGACTGCACCGACCTGCGGACCCATGTGAATGCCATTGTCCTCCGGGGCTGTGAGGTGGTCCCAGGGCTGGGCCCCAAACACCCCTTCGCCTTTCGCATCCTTCGCAACGGGCAGGAGGTGGCTGCGCTGGAg gCAAGCTGCTCTGAAGACCTGGGCCGCTGGCTGGGTCTCCTCTTGGTGGAGACAGGCTCGCAGACAGCACCGGAGGCCTTGCACTATGACTATGTGGATGTAGAGATGATTGCCAACATAGTGACAGCCGTGAGGCACTCCTACCT GTGGGCCAGCTCTTCCCAGGATCACCGGCCAGACTCCTCCCGTGTGGTGTACGATGATGTCCCCTATGAGAAAGTTCAG gccGAGGAGGAGCCAGGGCGGCCAGCAGGAGCCCAGGTGAAGCGCCACGCGTCCTCCTGCAGTGAGAAGTCACGGCGGGTGGACCCGCAGGTGAAAGTGAAGAGGCATGCATCGA ATGCCAACCAGTACAGGTATGGGAAGAACCGGGCTGAGGAGGATGCCAGGCGATTTCTGACAGAGaaggagaagctggagaaggagaaagcatCGATCCGCAGCGAGCTGGTGTTGCTGAGGAAAGAGAAGCGAGAGTTGCGGGAAGCCATGAAGGGCAGCACGG CAGGGACGAAGCTGCAGGACCTGGAGCAGCgggtggtggtgctggaggagcagtgCCGGCAGAAGGAGGAGCGCCGCGTCGACCTGGAGCTCAAGCTGACAGAAGTGAAGGAGCGGCTGAAGCAGTCGCTGGCAGGAgggccagccctggggctggctgtgacCAGCAAGGCTGAGAATGGG GAAGCTACAAACAAGTCAAACGGGAACCCCCCTGAGCACCTGGTCCCTGTTAACTGTGCAGCTGAACTGAGGAAGAGAAGTCCCTCCATCCTCCCTGCCAACAAGGGAAACGTGCTGCGGAAGGCCAAG gaatgggaaaagAAGCAGACTTAA
- the AFAP1L1 gene encoding actin filament-associated protein 1-like 1 isoform X1, whose translation MDRLSVLDQLVPELSVLLKLLDHEYLSATTQEKKLAVSTILQKLQPPTGKDVDYMYVNTASLSNGTSFVESLFEEFDCDLRDLQDMQEEDGDTSDGVGLELARSQQAKTVPVDPAPPLPTTPPPEDYYEEALPLGPGKAPEYITSRNSSSPPNSIEDGYYEDADSNYPVTRMNGEQKNSYNDSDAMSSSYESYDEEEEEGKGQQLTHQWPSEEASMNLVKDCRICAFLLRKKRFGQWAKQLTVIRDSKLLCYKSSKDRQPHMEVPLGTCNVIYVPKDGRRKKHELRFSLPGAEALVLAVQSKEQAEEWLKVIKEASSPAAGGMEAPTSPVMPCKMDLDKRLSQEKHTSDSDSVATGETSSPAARREPSEHGKGKKSGLADLKGSMSRAAGKKITRIISFSKKKPSPEDTQTSSTDEDIPCCGYLSVLVNQCWKERWCRLKGNTLYFHKDCTDLRTHVNAIVLRGCEVVPGLGPKHPFAFRILRNGQEVAALEASCSEDLGRWLGLLLVETGSQTAPEALHYDYVDVEMIANIVTAVRHSYLWASSSQDHRPDSSRVVYDDVPYEKVQAEEEPGRPAGAQVKRHASSCSEKSRRVDPQVKVKRHASNANQYRYGKNRAEEDARRFLTEKEKLEKEKASIRSELVLLRKEKRELREAMKGSTAGTKLQDLEQRVVVLEEQCRQKEERRVDLELKLTEVKERLKQSLAGGPALGLAVTSKAENGEATNKSNGNPPEHLVPVNCAAELRKRSPSILPANKGNVLRKAKEWEKKQT comes from the exons ATGGACCGTCTCAGCG TACTGGACCAGCTCGTGCCAGAGCTCAGTGTCTTGCTTAAGCTGCTGGACCATGAGTACCTGAGTGCCACCACACAGGAGAAGAAGCTCGCCGTTTCCACCAtcctgcagaagctgcagccaCCCACAG GGAAGGATGTGGACTACATGTATGTCAACACGGCATCCCTGAGCAATGGCACCAGCTTCGTGGAGTCTCTCTTTGAGGAGTTTG ATTGTGACCTGCGGGATCTCCAGGACATGCAGGAAGAGGATGGGGACACCAGTGATGGCGTTGGCTTGGAGCTGGCGAGGAGCCAGCAGGCAAAAACT GTTCCTGTGGACCCTGCTCCACCGCTGcccaccacccccccgcccGAGGATTACTACGAGGAAGCCCTGCCCCTTGGCCCTGGCAAGGCCCCCGAGTACATCACCTCCCGCA ACAGCTCCAGCCCTCCCAACTCCATTGAGGATGGCTATTACGAGGATGCAGACAGCAACTACCCTGTGACCAGGATGAACGGGGAGCAAAAAAACTCCT ACAATGACTCCGATGCAATGAGCAGCTCTTATGAGTCGTatgatgaggaggaggaggaggggaaaggccAGCAGCTGACACACCAGTGGCCGTCAGAGGAAGCCTCCATGAACCTGGTGAAGGATTGCAGGATTTGTGCTTTCCTGTTGCGCAAGAAGCGCTTCGGACAGTGGGCCAAGCAGCTCACCGTCATACGGGACAGCAAACTGCTG TGCTACAAAAGCTCCAAGGACCGACAGCCACACATGGAGGTGCCTCTGGGCACCTGCAACGTTATCTATGTCCCCAAGGACGGGCGGCGCAAGAAGCACGAGCTGCGGTTCTCGCTGCCCGGGGCTGAGGCGCTGGTGCTGGCGGTGCAGAGCAAGGAGCAGGCTGAGGAGTGGCTGAAG GTGATAAAGGAAGCCAGCAGTCCGGCAGCGGGTGGGATGGAAGCCCCTACCTCCCCGGTGATGCCGTGCAAGATGGACCTGGATAAG CGGCTGTCACAGGAGAAGCACACCTCCGACTCAGACAGCGTGGCGACGGGTGAGACCAGCTCCCCAGCGGCCCGCAGAGAGCCCAGTGAGCACG GGAAAGGCAAAAAGAGTGGCTTGGCTGACCTGAAGGGCTCGATGAGCcgggcagcagggaagaagatCACCAGGATCATCAGCTTCTCCAAGAAGAAGCCTTCCCCTGAGGACACGCAGACCTCCTCCACTGATGAAGACATCCCCTGCTGCG GCTACCTCAGCGTCCTGGTTAACCAGTGCTGGAAGGAGCGCTGGTGTCGCCTGAAGGGCAACACCCTCTACTTCCACAAGGACTGCACCGACCTGCGGACCCATGTGAATGCCATTGTCCTCCGGGGCTGTGAGGTGGTCCCAGGGCTGGGCCCCAAACACCCCTTCGCCTTTCGCATCCTTCGCAACGGGCAGGAGGTGGCTGCGCTGGAg gCAAGCTGCTCTGAAGACCTGGGCCGCTGGCTGGGTCTCCTCTTGGTGGAGACAGGCTCGCAGACAGCACCGGAGGCCTTGCACTATGACTATGTGGATGTAGAGATGATTGCCAACATAGTGACAGCCGTGAGGCACTCCTACCT GTGGGCCAGCTCTTCCCAGGATCACCGGCCAGACTCCTCCCGTGTGGTGTACGATGATGTCCCCTATGAGAAAGTTCAG gccGAGGAGGAGCCAGGGCGGCCAGCAGGAGCCCAGGTGAAGCGCCACGCGTCCTCCTGCAGTGAGAAGTCACGGCGGGTGGACCCGCAGGTGAAAGTGAAGAGGCATGCATCGA ATGCCAACCAGTACAGGTATGGGAAGAACCGGGCTGAGGAGGATGCCAGGCGATTTCTGACAGAGaaggagaagctggagaaggagaaagcatCGATCCGCAGCGAGCTGGTGTTGCTGAGGAAAGAGAAGCGAGAGTTGCGGGAAGCCATGAAGGGCAGCACGG CAGGGACGAAGCTGCAGGACCTGGAGCAGCgggtggtggtgctggaggagcagtgCCGGCAGAAGGAGGAGCGCCGCGTCGACCTGGAGCTCAAGCTGACAGAAGTGAAGGAGCGGCTGAAGCAGTCGCTGGCAGGAgggccagccctggggctggctgtgacCAGCAAGGCTGAGAATGGG GAAGCTACAAACAAGTCAAACGGGAACCCCCCTGAGCACCTGGTCCCTGTTAACTGTGCAGCTGAACTGAGGAAGAGAAGTCCCTCCATCCTCCCTGCCAACAAGGGAAACGTGCTGCGGAAGGCCAAG gaatgggaaaagAAGCAGACTTAA
- the AFAP1L1 gene encoding actin filament-associated protein 1-like 1 isoform X2, with amino-acid sequence MDRLSVLDQLVPELSVLLKLLDHEYLSATTQEKKLAVSTILQKLQPPTGKDVDYMYVNTASLSNGTSFVESLFEEFDCDLRDLQDMQEEDGDTSDGVGLELARSQQAKTVPVDPAPPLPTTPPPEDYYEEALPLGPGKAPEYITSRNSSSPPNSIEDGYYEDADSNYPVTRMNGEQKNSYNDSDAMSSSYESYDEEEEEGKGQQLTHQWPSEEASMNLVKDCRICAFLLRKKRFGQWAKQLTVIRDSKLLCYKSSKDRQPHMEVPLGTCNVIYVPKDGRRKKHELRFSLPGAEALVLAVQSKEQAEEWLKVIKEASSPAAGGMEAPTSPVMPCKMDLDKRLSQEKHTSDSDSVATGETSSPAARREPSEHGKGKKSGLADLKGSMSRAAGKKITRIISFSKKKPSPEDTQTSSTDEDIPCCGYLSVLVNQCWKERWCRLKGNTLYFHKDCTDLRTHVNAIVLRGCEVVPGLGPKHPFAFRILRNGQEVAALEASCSEDLGRWLGLLLVETGSQTAPEALHYDYVDVEMIANIVTAVRHSYLWASSSQDHRPDSSRVVYDDVPYEKVQAEEEPGRPAGAQVKRHASSCSEKSRRVDPQVKVKRHASNANQYRYGKNRAEEDARRFLTEKEKLEKEKASIRSELVLLRKEKRELREAMKGSTGTKLQDLEQRVVVLEEQCRQKEERRVDLELKLTEVKERLKQSLAGGPALGLAVTSKAENGEATNKSNGNPPEHLVPVNCAAELRKRSPSILPANKGNVLRKAKEWEKKQT; translated from the exons ATGGACCGTCTCAGCG TACTGGACCAGCTCGTGCCAGAGCTCAGTGTCTTGCTTAAGCTGCTGGACCATGAGTACCTGAGTGCCACCACACAGGAGAAGAAGCTCGCCGTTTCCACCAtcctgcagaagctgcagccaCCCACAG GGAAGGATGTGGACTACATGTATGTCAACACGGCATCCCTGAGCAATGGCACCAGCTTCGTGGAGTCTCTCTTTGAGGAGTTTG ATTGTGACCTGCGGGATCTCCAGGACATGCAGGAAGAGGATGGGGACACCAGTGATGGCGTTGGCTTGGAGCTGGCGAGGAGCCAGCAGGCAAAAACT GTTCCTGTGGACCCTGCTCCACCGCTGcccaccacccccccgcccGAGGATTACTACGAGGAAGCCCTGCCCCTTGGCCCTGGCAAGGCCCCCGAGTACATCACCTCCCGCA ACAGCTCCAGCCCTCCCAACTCCATTGAGGATGGCTATTACGAGGATGCAGACAGCAACTACCCTGTGACCAGGATGAACGGGGAGCAAAAAAACTCCT ACAATGACTCCGATGCAATGAGCAGCTCTTATGAGTCGTatgatgaggaggaggaggaggggaaaggccAGCAGCTGACACACCAGTGGCCGTCAGAGGAAGCCTCCATGAACCTGGTGAAGGATTGCAGGATTTGTGCTTTCCTGTTGCGCAAGAAGCGCTTCGGACAGTGGGCCAAGCAGCTCACCGTCATACGGGACAGCAAACTGCTG TGCTACAAAAGCTCCAAGGACCGACAGCCACACATGGAGGTGCCTCTGGGCACCTGCAACGTTATCTATGTCCCCAAGGACGGGCGGCGCAAGAAGCACGAGCTGCGGTTCTCGCTGCCCGGGGCTGAGGCGCTGGTGCTGGCGGTGCAGAGCAAGGAGCAGGCTGAGGAGTGGCTGAAG GTGATAAAGGAAGCCAGCAGTCCGGCAGCGGGTGGGATGGAAGCCCCTACCTCCCCGGTGATGCCGTGCAAGATGGACCTGGATAAG CGGCTGTCACAGGAGAAGCACACCTCCGACTCAGACAGCGTGGCGACGGGTGAGACCAGCTCCCCAGCGGCCCGCAGAGAGCCCAGTGAGCACG GGAAAGGCAAAAAGAGTGGCTTGGCTGACCTGAAGGGCTCGATGAGCcgggcagcagggaagaagatCACCAGGATCATCAGCTTCTCCAAGAAGAAGCCTTCCCCTGAGGACACGCAGACCTCCTCCACTGATGAAGACATCCCCTGCTGCG GCTACCTCAGCGTCCTGGTTAACCAGTGCTGGAAGGAGCGCTGGTGTCGCCTGAAGGGCAACACCCTCTACTTCCACAAGGACTGCACCGACCTGCGGACCCATGTGAATGCCATTGTCCTCCGGGGCTGTGAGGTGGTCCCAGGGCTGGGCCCCAAACACCCCTTCGCCTTTCGCATCCTTCGCAACGGGCAGGAGGTGGCTGCGCTGGAg gCAAGCTGCTCTGAAGACCTGGGCCGCTGGCTGGGTCTCCTCTTGGTGGAGACAGGCTCGCAGACAGCACCGGAGGCCTTGCACTATGACTATGTGGATGTAGAGATGATTGCCAACATAGTGACAGCCGTGAGGCACTCCTACCT GTGGGCCAGCTCTTCCCAGGATCACCGGCCAGACTCCTCCCGTGTGGTGTACGATGATGTCCCCTATGAGAAAGTTCAG gccGAGGAGGAGCCAGGGCGGCCAGCAGGAGCCCAGGTGAAGCGCCACGCGTCCTCCTGCAGTGAGAAGTCACGGCGGGTGGACCCGCAGGTGAAAGTGAAGAGGCATGCATCGA ATGCCAACCAGTACAGGTATGGGAAGAACCGGGCTGAGGAGGATGCCAGGCGATTTCTGACAGAGaaggagaagctggagaaggagaaagcatCGATCCGCAGCGAGCTGGTGTTGCTGAGGAAAGAGAAGCGAGAGTTGCGGGAAGCCATGAAGGGCAGCACGG GGACGAAGCTGCAGGACCTGGAGCAGCgggtggtggtgctggaggagcagtgCCGGCAGAAGGAGGAGCGCCGCGTCGACCTGGAGCTCAAGCTGACAGAAGTGAAGGAGCGGCTGAAGCAGTCGCTGGCAGGAgggccagccctggggctggctgtgacCAGCAAGGCTGAGAATGGG GAAGCTACAAACAAGTCAAACGGGAACCCCCCTGAGCACCTGGTCCCTGTTAACTGTGCAGCTGAACTGAGGAAGAGAAGTCCCTCCATCCTCCCTGCCAACAAGGGAAACGTGCTGCGGAAGGCCAAG gaatgggaaaagAAGCAGACTTAA